CGCGGCGCGGATGGTCGCGGTGCTCTGCATCACCAGCACGACGTCGTGCTTCGCCGCGGGCGCGGATTGCGGAAGGCTTGCGGTCGTCGAAGGGAGCTCCGTCGGCGCCGGCGGAGGGATATGCCGGATCACCACGGCACCGAGCGCCAGGCCGCACAACCCAAGCACGAACCAATCGGCGAAAAAGGAGGCGGGCGATGCCGGCGGCGTAAAGGCTTCCGGCGGCATGAAGTCCTCGTCCGTGATGGGATCGGGCATGTGCCAGGGCGCGGTGTCCTGCGCATCGCGCAGGGCGGCGCGGAATTCGTACCAGGCACTGCGGAAATAGCTGGTCCGCGCATAGCTGCTGACGAGATAGTTCGCATCGCCGCCGACCTCGCTGCGCAGCGCGACGCTGCCATAGCGCAGGATGGGAATCTGCCGGTTGCGGCTGGCGCGGCGGTCGCGCGTACCGTCGCGATTGGCGATGAGCCAGGTGTGGCCGCTCAGTTCGGTGTCGTCAGGCACCACGCCTTCCTCGCACAGGCTCAACGCCGAGATCGTAAAGCGGATGTCGCGGGCGTCGAACAGCGCGAAGTCGTCGGCGCTCCGCCACCGGATCGCGACCGTCGGATAGACGATCAGCGTCGAACCCTGTGCGCTGGGCAGGCGAAAGGCTCGCGCGTCGCTGCGCACGATGTCGAGGCCTTCGGCGGCGAAGACGATCGGCGTTCGCGGCATCTTCGCGCCGCGCCGGGCCTGCCGCTCCGATGCGGTGATGTCCCATATGCCGTCGCTTCGTCCCAGCGCCGCGAACGCGTCCACCAGCCCGTCGAACTTCTCCACGGCCTTGGTGCCGAGCCCGAAATCGATGTCCACGATGCAGGCCGCGAGATCGCCGTTCAGGCGCTCGCAGGTCTTGCGCGCCTCGAACGCCTTGCGCGCGATCGCGGCCAGGCGGCGGCGGAACACGAGGCGCAGGAGAAAGCACTGTGCCGCCGATAGCGCCAAGCGTGCGCGCCGCTCGCGCCGTCCCGCCCGCGCGAGCGTCTGGAGCAGTTCGGCCCGCTTGCGCAACGCCTGGTCGAGAATGTTCTGCAGCGCGAAGAGCCCGACGCTCGTCGCGGCGGCCGGCTCGTCTTCGATATCGCGCAGGCCGAGCGTGGTGCTGATGCCGCCGCTGCTTAGGTTGAGCCTTATCCCCGGAAACAGACTTGCACGCGAGAGGCGAAATCCCATGGAACGCCCGGTAGAGCAATGCAATCTTAAGTTGTACTTATATGTAATACACGTCAACACCACGAGCGCGGATTTGCGGTATCGGCGGACGGCGTTCCGTGGAGTTCCCTAAACGTCCAGCGTCGCGTTCAGGGCGTGGTCCTGGATGAACTCGCGGCGCGGCTCCACCACTTCGCCCATCAGCTTGGTGAAGAGATCGTCCGCCTCGTCGACATGCTCGACTTTTACGCGCAGCAGCGTGCGGGCGTTTTCGTCCAGCGTCGTCTCCCAGAGCTGCTCGGGATTCATCTCGCCCAGGCCCTTGTAGCGCTGCAGCGACAATCCCTTGCGGCCCCAGTCGAGCACGGCTTCCAGAAGCTGGCTCGGCGCGCGCACCTCCACCGTCTCGTCCTTGCGGCGAAGCTGGCCGGCCTTGAGATAGGCGTGCTGCAAATCCGGCGCCATGCGGTCGAGCTTGCGCGCGTCGGCGCTGTCGATCAGCGCGCCGTCGATCGCCACCGCCTCGCGCACGCCGCGCACCTCGCGCCAGAATTTCAGGCCGCCGTCGGAGGTCGGCTCGCCGTGCCAGCCCCGCTCGAACTCCTCGGAAAGCAGATCGAGGCGCTGCGCGATATAGGTCGCGGCGGCCGCGACCTTCTCCTTGTCCGCGACGATCTCGGGATTGAGCGCGCCGGCGATCGCCGCCTGCTCCAGCACGAAGCGCGGATAGTGCAGCGGAAAGCCGTTCAGCGCCGCCACCGCCTGCCGCGCCTTGTAGACCACCGCGTCGAAATCCGCGCCGGCCACCACCTCGCCCGAATGCAGCGTGAACACCGCGCCCTCCGAACCCTCGGAGAGGATGTAATCGTCGTATTCCTGCTGGTCCTTCAGATAGACCTCGGTCTTGCCGCGCGCCGCCTTGTAGAGCGGCGGCTGGGCGATATAGATGTGCCCGCGCTCGATCAGCTCGGGCATCTGCCGATAGAAGAATGTCAGCAGCAGCGTGCGGATATGCGCGCCGTCGACGTCGGCGTCGGTCATGATGATGATCTTGTGATAGCGCAGCTTGTCGGCGTTGAACTCCTCGCGCCCGATGCCGGTGCCGAGCGCGGTGATCAGCGAGATGATGGAATCGCTCGTCAGCATACGGTCGAACCGCACGCGCTCGATGTTCAGGATCTTGCCGCGCAGCGGCAGCACCGCCTGGTTCTCGCGGTTGCGCGCCTGCTTGGCGCTGCCGCCGGCGCTGTCGCCCTCGACGATGAAGATTTCGCATTTCGAAGGATCGCGCTCCTGGCAGTCGGCCAGCTTGCCCGGCAGCGAGGCGCCGTCGAGCACGCCCTTGCGCCGCGTCAGCTCGCGCGCCTTGCGCGCCGCCTCGCGCGCGAGAGCAGCCTCCATCACCTTGCCGACGACCTGCTTGGCCTCGCCCGGATGCTCCTCCAGCCAGCGGCCGAGCTGGTCGATCACGACGCTCTCCACCACCGGGCGCACTTCGGAGGAGACCAGCTTCTCCTTGGTCTGCGACGAGAATTTCGGATCGGGCACCTTCACCGACAACACGCAGGTCAACCCCTCGCGGCAATCGTCGCCGGTCAGCGGCACCTTGTCCTTCTTGGCGGTCGCCATCTCGTCGGCGTATTTCGTCACCACCCGCGTCAGCGCGGCGCGGAAGCCGGCCAGATGCGTGCCGCCGTCCTTCTGCGGGATGTTGTTGGTGAAGCACAGCATGCTCTCGTGGTAGCTGTCGTTCCATGTCAGCGCGACTTCCACCGTCATGCCGTCGCGCTCGGCGATGATCATGATCGGCGCGGAGATCAGCGAGGTCTTGGTGCGGTCGAGATACTGCACGAAGGCCTTGAGGCCGCCCTCGTAATGCAGCGTGGTCTCCTTCGCCTCGACGCCGCGCTTGTCGGCCAGGATGATGGTCACGCCCGAATTGAGGAAGGCCAGTTCGCGCAGCCGGTGCTCCAGCGTCGCGAAAT
Above is a window of Rhizomicrobium sp. DNA encoding:
- a CDS encoding SH3 domain-containing protein, which gives rise to MGFRLSRASLFPGIRLNLSSGGISTTLGLRDIEDEPAAATSVGLFALQNILDQALRKRAELLQTLARAGRRERRARLALSAAQCFLLRLVFRRRLAAIARKAFEARKTCERLNGDLAACIVDIDFGLGTKAVEKFDGLVDAFAALGRSDGIWDITASERQARRGAKMPRTPIVFAAEGLDIVRSDARAFRLPSAQGSTLIVYPTVAIRWRSADDFALFDARDIRFTISALSLCEEGVVPDDTELSGHTWLIANRDGTRDRRASRNRQIPILRYGSVALRSEVGGDANYLVSSYARTSYFRSAWYEFRAALRDAQDTAPWHMPDPITDEDFMPPEAFTPPASPASFFADWFVLGLCGLALGAVVIRHIPPPAPTELPSTTASLPQSAPAAKHDVVLVMQSTATIRAAPSETSAIRARARLGDIFEVYEQRSAWLHVGEKQPLGWVRASEVTLPGP
- the gyrB gene encoding DNA topoisomerase (ATP-hydrolyzing) subunit B, whose translation is MSGDTTNGHGLNGGTGDGAEEYGADSIKVLKGLDAVRKRPGMYIGDTDDGSGLHHMVYEVVDNAIDEALAGYATRVDVALNADGSVTVRDNGRGIPTGIHEGEGVSAAEVIMTQLHAGGKFEQNAYKVSGGLHGVGVSVVNALSEFLDLRIWRDGKEHYMRFRHGEPEAPLRIVADAKPGQRGTEVTFLPSTATFTKTEFDFATLEHRLRELAFLNSGVTIILADKRGVEAKETTLHYEGGLKAFVQYLDRTKTSLISAPIMIIAERDGMTVEVALTWNDSYHESMLCFTNNIPQKDGGTHLAGFRAALTRVVTKYADEMATAKKDKVPLTGDDCREGLTCVLSVKVPDPKFSSQTKEKLVSSEVRPVVESVVIDQLGRWLEEHPGEAKQVVGKVMEAALAREAARKARELTRRKGVLDGASLPGKLADCQERDPSKCEIFIVEGDSAGGSAKQARNRENQAVLPLRGKILNIERVRFDRMLTSDSIISLITALGTGIGREEFNADKLRYHKIIIMTDADVDGAHIRTLLLTFFYRQMPELIERGHIYIAQPPLYKAARGKTEVYLKDQQEYDDYILSEGSEGAVFTLHSGEVVAGADFDAVVYKARQAVAALNGFPLHYPRFVLEQAAIAGALNPEIVADKEKVAAAATYIAQRLDLLSEEFERGWHGEPTSDGGLKFWREVRGVREAVAIDGALIDSADARKLDRMAPDLQHAYLKAGQLRRKDETVEVRAPSQLLEAVLDWGRKGLSLQRYKGLGEMNPEQLWETTLDENARTLLRVKVEHVDEADDLFTKLMGEVVEPRREFIQDHALNATLDV